The following coding sequences are from one Streptococcus mitis window:
- a CDS encoding DUF1648 domain-containing protein — MKNRLIKDILVLLVMLAIIVVICRFLPEKVPIHFNAKGEADMFANKYYLLLATVIPYSAYWKFVRESENKKIK, encoded by the coding sequence ATGAAAAACAGACTGATAAAAGATATTTTGGTGTTATTAGTAATGCTAGCTATAATAGTTGTTATTTGTAGATTTCTCCCAGAAAAAGTTCCGATTCATTTCAATGCAAAAGGAGAAGCAGATATGTTTGCAAATAAATATTATCTTCTACTAGCTACAGTCATCCCCTATTCTGCATATTGGAAGTTTGTTAGGGAAAGTGAAAATAAAAAGATTAAATGA
- a CDS encoding GntR family transcriptional regulator: MKPHLYLQIASKLRTTILRGDYAPEQQIPSIRRLAENEKCNPATVQKAMKVLEEQNLVISCGTLGYFVIASEQEIKELRYQESNKLVKILFEKLDELGFLEDEIVNLFFRKDA; this comes from the coding sequence ATGAAACCCCATCTATATTTACAAATTGCATCAAAATTAAGAACGACTATTTTAAGAGGTGATTATGCACCTGAACAACAAATTCCTTCAATAAGGAGATTAGCAGAAAACGAGAAGTGTAATCCGGCAACTGTCCAAAAAGCAATGAAAGTTCTCGAAGAACAGAATTTGGTTATTAGCTGTGGAACATTAGGATATTTTGTCATAGCAAGCGAGCAAGAAATAAAGGAGTTAAGATATCAAGAATCTAACAAGCTAGTGAAAATTTTGTTTGAAAAACTTGATGAGCTAGGCTTTTTAGAAGATGAGATTGTCAATTTATTTTTTAGAAAAGATGCTTAG
- a CDS encoding TetR/AcrR family transcriptional regulator — MARNRNSHETRKKILEVSKNLFVEKGFDNTSIQDIIDGLGGLTKGVIYHHFESKDEILQSIISENNQEILNYNWRGDTALEKIQNSLMDSFSNFEQQRLVYSASIMLRSPRLLGEQYLNLFSDFLPGIREKVFEGVEDKSIKTAYPEELADLIVLTLNIWIGFQISIYSVEELKRKMNFIKLTFEGLGVQLISDEMMEVIFQLFDHLKGVK, encoded by the coding sequence ATGGCAAGGAATAGAAACTCACATGAAACTAGAAAAAAAATACTAGAGGTCTCAAAAAATTTATTTGTAGAAAAAGGATTTGATAATACGTCAATACAAGATATCATAGATGGCTTAGGTGGATTGACGAAAGGTGTTATTTATCATCATTTTGAGTCTAAAGATGAAATATTGCAATCAATCATTAGTGAAAATAATCAAGAAATTCTAAATTATAATTGGAGAGGAGATACTGCATTAGAAAAAATACAAAATTCTTTGATGGATTCTTTTTCTAATTTTGAACAACAAAGACTCGTATACTCAGCTTCAATTATGTTAAGAAGTCCACGTTTATTAGGCGAACAGTATCTAAATTTATTTTCTGATTTTTTACCAGGAATTAGAGAAAAAGTTTTCGAAGGTGTTGAAGATAAATCAATTAAAACAGCATATCCAGAAGAGCTAGCTGATTTGATTGTGTTAACTTTGAATATTTGGATTGGGTTCCAAATTTCTATTTATTCAGTAGAAGAATTAAAGCGTAAAATGAATTTCATTAAACTTACTTTTGAAGGTCTAGGGGTACAGTTAATTTCTGATGAAATGATGGAAGTAATTTTCCAATTATTTGATCACTTAAAAGGTGTCAAATAA
- a CDS encoding ABC transporter permease, which yields MLSLIKIELNKVSKSKLFLAWMCTIFIVLGITAIIIMGLGTDNKLGEFTVQDSNVIRVTGKWEGWAIVASLFSSLFTKAAFLIFESYLLSTIIIDEFKRRTIFQLFSYPVSKIKLLWGKVLTVILISFIAHFTAHLVIQLLIKLVAVLTESNYIPVANQMINLAGITFGTVLIGILPFVLGMIRHSIAITMLTGLGFAALLSNVSPGSLTNNFVDNLFFLIFASFISLMIVSFSIYTISKSDINIK from the coding sequence ATGTTGTCGCTTATTAAAATAGAATTAAATAAAGTTTCAAAATCAAAATTATTTTTAGCCTGGATGTGTACTATATTTATAGTGTTAGGTATTACAGCAATCATTATTATGGGTTTAGGTACTGATAATAAACTAGGAGAATTCACTGTACAGGATTCTAATGTTATTAGAGTTACTGGTAAATGGGAAGGTTGGGCAATTGTAGCTTCATTGTTTTCATCTTTATTTACCAAAGCAGCATTTTTGATTTTTGAATCTTATTTATTGTCTACGATTATTATTGATGAATTTAAACGAAGAACAATTTTTCAGCTGTTTTCCTACCCTGTTTCTAAAATAAAGTTACTATGGGGAAAAGTGCTTACAGTAATTCTGATATCATTTATTGCTCATTTTACTGCACATTTAGTTATTCAATTATTAATTAAATTAGTAGCAGTTTTAACTGAATCAAATTATATCCCAGTAGCTAATCAAATGATTAACTTAGCTGGAATTACGTTTGGAACGGTATTAATCGGAATACTACCTTTTGTTTTAGGCATGATTAGGCATTCAATAGCTATAACAATGCTTACAGGACTTGGTTTTGCAGCATTACTTTCGAATGTAAGTCCAGGCAGTTTAACGAATAATTTTGTTGATAACTTATTCTTCTTAATATTTGCTAGTTTCATAAGTTTAATGATTGTTTCGTTTTCAATTTATACTATTTCAAAATCAGATATTAATATCAAGTAG
- a CDS encoding ABC transporter ATP-binding protein encodes MGNIVEIKEVFKTIDKEEILSGINLQIAEGEIYGFLGPNGAGKTTLMKCMLSLSTITSGSIEIFGKNLQEHREEILSQIGSIIESPIFYDNCTAKEILEIHAQYMGKNIIESDIIRALRMVGLKNTTKKVKDFSLGMRQRLGLARAFLTKPKLLILDEPINGLDPIGIQEIRNLLLSLSKEHGITILISSHILSEISQIADKIGFIKNGEIVEQVYMKEIRRENIDLEEYFMSHFLNEI; translated from the coding sequence ATGGGAAATATTGTTGAAATAAAAGAAGTTTTTAAAACAATTGATAAAGAAGAAATTTTAAGTGGTATCAACCTTCAAATTGCTGAAGGAGAAATCTATGGTTTTTTAGGACCGAATGGTGCTGGAAAAACAACGTTAATGAAATGTATGTTATCCTTATCAACAATTACATCAGGTAGTATTGAAATTTTTGGGAAAAATCTACAAGAGCACAGAGAAGAAATCCTAAGTCAGATTGGAAGTATTATTGAATCACCAATTTTTTATGATAATTGCACTGCAAAAGAAATTTTGGAAATTCACGCTCAGTATATGGGGAAAAATATTATTGAATCAGATATAATAAGAGCATTAAGAATGGTCGGATTAAAAAATACGACTAAAAAAGTAAAAGATTTTTCGTTAGGAATGAGGCAAAGGCTTGGTTTAGCTCGGGCTTTCCTAACAAAACCTAAATTGTTAATTTTAGATGAGCCAATCAATGGTTTAGATCCAATAGGAATTCAAGAAATTCGAAATCTTTTGTTGTCGCTTTCAAAGGAACATGGAATTACAATACTAATATCGAGTCATATATTATCGGAAATTTCACAGATAGCAGATAAAATTGGTTTTATAAAAAATGGAGAAATTGTAGAACAGGTCTATATGAAAGAGATTAGGAGAGAGAATATTGACTTAGAAGAATATTTTATGTCACATTTTCTAAATGAAATTTAA
- a CDS encoding ABC transporter ATP-binding protein, translated as MKQLTKYHKKSFYTFMIFNILVPLTNIAFAYSIKIIIDSGMSQNEYALTQAVLVGASVIFIYAGLNFISLRLRNKLVRQIMSRYKNKVFKSILDRDYREFSKEKSGKFISILTENMKKIEQDYLHQYFNISKNISLMIFSLVAMFIGNWFLTLLVIIVSIIPMMISGFIGQKSASLQNSSMIADQKYLAKVKDILVGFLVIKSFNVKEAIGQDYKNESEKLDEIYFIKGKFDVLSNVISQLSGMIVFLVAFGGGMYLVFGGHTTIGSVTAIVQLVNFVVMPLNEVGMGISKFREGQATLDAFEVKDVTELQTGQTKEYFDDVISFSNVDFSYPNAEEKIFNNLSLQIKKGEKIAIVGMSGSGKSTLLNLLLRFYDVTSGYISIDNQDLQAISAESLYNLMTIVQQDVYIFDDTLKANITLSQSFTEDDIKKAVQQSGLESYILENELGLQTSCGENGSNLSGGERQRLSIARALIRKTPILLLDEATSSLDNKVTTEIESSILDIQNLTALVVTHKLNENILKRYDRILFMKTGVIVEDGSFCDLMDRRGEFYKLFELSV; from the coding sequence ATGAAACAATTGACAAAGTACCATAAGAAGTCTTTTTATACTTTCATGATTTTTAATATACTAGTTCCTTTAACTAATATTGCTTTTGCTTATTCTATTAAAATTATAATTGATAGTGGTATGTCCCAAAATGAATATGCCTTAACTCAAGCGGTACTAGTAGGAGCTAGTGTTATTTTCATCTATGCAGGACTGAACTTTATATCCCTTCGATTAAGAAATAAACTTGTTAGGCAGATTATGTCAAGATACAAAAATAAGGTGTTTAAATCTATTTTAGATAGGGATTATAGAGAATTTTCTAAGGAAAAATCAGGGAAATTTATTTCAATATTAACTGAGAACATGAAGAAAATTGAGCAGGATTATTTGCACCAGTATTTTAATATTTCAAAAAATATTTCCTTAATGATTTTCTCACTAGTAGCCATGTTTATAGGTAATTGGTTTTTGACCTTATTAGTTATCATTGTTAGCATTATTCCTATGATGATTTCAGGTTTTATTGGACAAAAATCAGCCTCTCTACAAAATAGTTCTATGATAGCCGATCAGAAATATTTAGCTAAGGTTAAAGATATTTTAGTAGGGTTTCTAGTTATAAAGAGTTTTAATGTGAAAGAGGCTATCGGTCAAGATTACAAAAACGAAAGCGAAAAATTGGATGAGATATATTTCATCAAAGGGAAATTTGATGTTTTATCTAATGTTATTTCTCAACTTTCAGGGATGATTGTTTTTTTAGTAGCCTTTGGAGGAGGAATGTATCTGGTCTTCGGTGGGCATACCACAATTGGGAGTGTTACAGCTATTGTTCAACTAGTCAATTTTGTAGTAATGCCACTAAATGAAGTTGGTATGGGAATAAGTAAATTCCGTGAAGGTCAGGCAACACTAGATGCATTTGAGGTAAAAGATGTAACAGAACTTCAGACTGGTCAAACGAAAGAATATTTCGATGATGTTATTTCTTTTTCAAATGTAGATTTTTCCTACCCTAATGCTGAGGAAAAGATTTTTAATAATTTATCTTTGCAGATCAAAAAGGGGGAAAAAATTGCAATAGTAGGTATGTCAGGCAGTGGAAAATCAACTTTACTCAATCTATTACTGCGTTTCTATGATGTAACAAGTGGGTATATCTCAATTGATAATCAAGATTTGCAAGCTATTTCAGCAGAGAGCCTTTATAACTTAATGACTATTGTTCAGCAAGATGTTTATATCTTTGATGATACTTTAAAAGCAAATATTACCCTTAGTCAATCCTTTACTGAAGATGATATAAAAAAAGCTGTACAGCAGTCTGGCTTAGAAAGTTATATTTTAGAAAATGAATTAGGTCTACAAACTTCATGTGGCGAGAATGGATCAAATCTATCTGGGGGAGAAAGACAGAGACTTAGTATTGCGCGTGCTTTAATTCGAAAAACACCAATCTTATTATTAGATGAGGCTACCTCGTCTTTAGATAATAAAGTTACTACTGAAATTGAAAGTTCAATCTTGGATATTCAAAATTTGACTGCACTTGTAGTAACCCACAAGTTGAATGAAAACATTTTGAAAAGATACGATAGAATTCTCTTTATGAAAACAGGCGTCATTGTTGAAGATGGTTCTTTTTGTGACTTGATGGATAGGAGAGGTGAGTTTTATAAGTTGTTTGAGTTGAGTGTGTAA
- the aac(6') gene encoding aminoglycoside 6'-N-acetyltransferase translates to MDGITNDSIKTAKLMKQLWPQLTDKEAIDEVKRYTNDKNTAIFTKVEGDTIVGLALCSLRFDYVEGCKYSPVGFLEGIIVDEEYRLKDIAKNLCTKCEEWAKNKGCKEFASDCTLTNTDSIRFHLNIGFQEANRIIHFKKKL, encoded by the coding sequence ATGGATGGAATAACAAATGATTCTATAAAAACGGCTAAACTAATGAAACAATTATGGCCCCAATTGACCGATAAAGAAGCTATTGATGAAGTAAAAAGATATACGAATGACAAAAATACTGCAATCTTTACTAAAGTTGAAGGTGACACAATTGTAGGTCTAGCATTATGTTCACTCAGATTTGATTATGTTGAAGGTTGTAAATATAGTCCTGTTGGATTCTTAGAAGGGATTATTGTCGACGAGGAATATCGTTTAAAGGATATTGCTAAAAATCTCTGTACAAAATGTGAGGAATGGGCGAAAAATAAAGGATGTAAGGAATTTGCAAGTGACTGTACTTTAACGAATACCGATTCTATAAGATTTCATCTCAATATTGGATTTCAGGAGGCAAATAGAATTATTCATTTTAAGAAAAAATTATAA
- a CDS encoding Type 1 glutamine amidotransferase-like domain-containing protein, translated as MDEQIFLMGGNPPIKKHSIVDKIVLSSKIERIVIFTVFRDNWQPYMKKYTEVFQSQFPHLNTDYLLLDTEQINFDSYLDADLIIIGGGNTEKYLATYVNQEFKNYIDHMLNKGAKVIGFSAGALLLGEKVYVSPNDNSDHQIKIKNGLGFFSQFLISVHYDSWNDKANKDRAEELVNVPIIPLNDHSCLVLDKLGNIIEKID; from the coding sequence TTGGACGAACAAATTTTTTTGATGGGTGGGAATCCCCCAATAAAGAAACATAGCATTGTTGATAAAATTGTATTATCAAGCAAGATTGAAAGAATTGTTATTTTTACAGTTTTTCGAGATAATTGGCAACCCTATATGAAAAAGTACACGGAAGTTTTCCAAAGTCAATTTCCTCATCTAAACACTGATTACTTACTTTTGGACACTGAGCAGATTAATTTTGATAGCTATCTAGATGCTGATCTAATTATTATAGGTGGTGGAAATACGGAAAAATATTTAGCTACTTATGTCAATCAGGAGTTCAAAAATTATATCGATCATATGCTTAATAAAGGGGCAAAAGTTATAGGATTTTCTGCAGGAGCCCTATTATTAGGAGAAAAAGTCTATGTCTCACCTAATGATAATTCAGATCATCAGATAAAGATAAAAAATGGATTAGGATTCTTTAGTCAGTTTTTAATTAGTGTCCATTATGATTCATGGAATGATAAAGCAAATAAGGATAGAGCTGAAGAACTCGTTAATGTTCCCATAATTCCACTAAATGATCATTCATGTCTTGTATTAGATAAACTTGGAAACATTATTGAGAAAATTGACTAG
- a CDS encoding CPBP family intramembrane glutamic endopeptidase, translated as MTEIDKKNLKNYLYCTFGITYIAWVLLAIFTQSHILGLETFIGRMLHIVGALGPAIASGFYLKRNNIKFKHFVFNKRKNSSIYFIIHLLAILILFSVSSLELNGVSIYLMPLFFIQLIFFGGGHEELGWRGILQPLLDKKYTYWQSNLIVGSIWGIWHLPLWFIVGESHQGFPFILFFIYTLFLSFVLGLLYRQTKSVGYCLLFHAFANLLNLYFVLKINVIFIIIFIGYLIYTILASNRISKEK; from the coding sequence ATGACAGAAATTGACAAAAAGAATTTAAAAAATTATCTTTATTGTACTTTTGGAATTACTTATATAGCTTGGGTGCTTCTTGCCATATTTACTCAATCTCATATTTTGGGATTAGAAACATTTATAGGGAGAATGTTACATATAGTAGGTGCACTTGGTCCAGCTATTGCAAGTGGCTTTTATTTGAAAAGGAATAATATAAAATTTAAACATTTTGTATTTAATAAAAGAAAAAATAGTAGTATTTATTTCATTATTCATTTGTTAGCAATTTTGATACTATTCTCTGTATCTTCCTTAGAATTAAACGGAGTATCAATTTATCTGATGCCACTATTCTTTATACAATTAATTTTTTTTGGTGGTGGACATGAAGAATTAGGATGGAGAGGTATATTACAACCGTTACTTGATAAAAAATATACTTATTGGCAATCTAATTTGATTGTAGGATCAATTTGGGGGATTTGGCATCTGCCTTTATGGTTTATAGTTGGAGAGAGTCATCAAGGATTTCCTTTTATTTTATTTTTTATATATACATTATTTTTAAGTTTTGTTTTAGGGCTTCTTTACCGTCAAACGAAATCTGTGGGGTACTGTCTATTATTTCATGCGTTCGCAAATTTGTTAAATCTCTATTTTGTGTTAAAAATTAATGTTATTTTTATCATCATTTTTATTGGTTATTTGATTTATACAATATTGGCTAGTAATAGAATTAGTAAGGAAAAGTAA
- a CDS encoding alpha/beta hydrolase has protein sequence MKFHEFGDKNLPPILLIHGGGSSWWNYLRQARILKEEYRIILPTLNGHGEEYQLDYVSTEDSALEILDYIKANCGGKLFAIGGVSLGGQIAMELLSLDSEIAKKAIIDGSLCIPQPMLSKISIFLVSLFGKLMFNKFSCKLQLSMMNKLYPKLVYPEEIKAYYLEDLSRTPVKTLVTIYKTYMGHYKLKDMISASKAQVLYIYGEKELNCVKESAKLFHQLHANTILYEAKGYNHGYLSAYLPHEWIDLVVPFLKSDSLEMCNESDMP, from the coding sequence ATGAAATTCCATGAATTTGGTGATAAGAATTTGCCTCCTATTTTACTGATACATGGTGGTGGCAGTTCTTGGTGGAATTATCTTCGTCAAGCACGAATCTTAAAAGAAGAATACCGTATTATTCTACCCACTTTGAATGGCCACGGCGAGGAATATCAACTTGATTATGTTTCTACTGAAGATTCTGCATTGGAGATTCTAGACTATATCAAAGCAAACTGTGGTGGGAAATTGTTTGCAATCGGTGGTGTTTCACTTGGTGGTCAAATTGCCATGGAGCTTTTGTCTTTAGACAGTGAAATTGCTAAGAAGGCCATCATAGACGGAAGCCTCTGTATTCCTCAACCAATGTTATCTAAAATCAGCATCTTTCTAGTGTCTCTATTTGGTAAACTGATGTTCAATAAATTCTCTTGCAAACTTCAGTTAAGCATGATGAACAAACTCTATCCTAAACTCGTTTATCCAGAAGAAATAAAAGCTTATTATTTGGAGGATCTGTCAAGGACGCCTGTCAAAACATTGGTAACCATTTACAAAACCTATATGGGGCATTACAAGCTGAAAGATATGATTTCTGCTAGCAAAGCTCAAGTTCTATATATCTATGGTGAAAAAGAATTGAACTGTGTGAAAGAATCAGCGAAATTATTTCATCAGCTACATGCAAATACAATTTTGTATGAGGCAAAGGGCTATAACCACGGATATTTATCAGCTTACCTGCCTCATGAGTGGATTGATTTGGTGGTGCCATTTTTAAAGAGTGATTCATTAGAAATGTGTAACGAATCCGATATGCCATAA
- a CDS encoding ADP-ribosylglycohydrolase: MLGAIVGDIVDSVYEWNNIKTKDFSLFCEDCFFTDDAVSPNS, from the coding sequence ATGCTAGGAGCAATAGTTGGAGACATTGTAGACTCTGTTTACGAATGGAACAATATCAAAACGAAGGATTTTTCTTTATTTTGTGAGGATTGTTTTTTCACGGATGATGCGGTAAGTCCGAACAGCTGA
- a CDS encoding SAP domain-containing protein, which produces MIDNRPEFDKINSFDEFNKYYWYRDELSQICKSLGLEYRGTKQEINHIIEQYFKGNLIEKSSIKRKKKQVEVLTLDTPLLKCRFSFNTYFREYFSTLTDVSPFKFTADMATAWRKVKRENDLSFTIQDMLKVYYGDSDYAKYDHSVCQWNQFLKDFCADENSGNYSNKLKVASILWKEVRNSSNEKIYSNNLLSEYAGKIKEYCK; this is translated from the coding sequence TTGATAGATAACAGACCTGAGTTTGACAAAATCAACTCCTTTGATGAGTTTAATAAATACTATTGGTATCGTGATGAACTTTCACAGATATGCAAGTCATTAGGGCTTGAATATAGAGGTACCAAACAAGAAATCAATCATATTATTGAGCAGTACTTTAAGGGGAATTTGATTGAAAAATCATCAATAAAAAGGAAAAAGAAACAAGTAGAAGTCCTTACCTTAGATACGCCCTTACTTAAATGTAGATTTTCATTTAACACTTACTTTAGAGAATATTTCTCAACTTTAACAGATGTTTCACCCTTTAAATTTACTGCTGATATGGCGACTGCTTGGAGAAAAGTAAAAAGAGAAAATGATTTGAGTTTTACAATCCAAGATATGCTAAAAGTCTATTATGGAGATTCAGATTATGCCAAGTATGACCATTCGGTTTGTCAATGGAATCAATTTTTAAAGGATTTCTGTGCAGACGAAAATAGTGGCAACTACTCGAATAAACTAAAAGTAGCTTCCATTCTTTGGAAAGAAGTTAGAAATTCAAGTAATGAAAAAATTTATTCAAATAATCTTTTGAGTGAATATGCTGGTAAAATAAAAGAGTATTGTAAGTAG
- a CDS encoding diacylglycerol/lipid kinase family protein, whose amino-acid sequence MKKAMVIINPTSGGEKALDYKEKLENKAKECFEHVETKITEKALDATHFAEEASREQYDAVVVFGGDGTVNEVISGIAERDYIPKLGIIPGGTGNLITKLLEINQDIDGAIDELDFNLTNKIDIGKANDNYFGYIFSIGSLPEAIHNVEIEDKTKFGILAYAVNTMKSVMTDQVFNIKVETENGNYVGEASHVLVLLTNYFADKKIFEENKDGYANILILKDASLFSKLSVIPDLLKGDVVGNDNIEYIRARNIKISSDSELESDVDGDKSDNLPVEIKVLAQRVEVFSKPKE is encoded by the coding sequence ATGAAAAAAGCAATGGTAATTATTAACCCTACTTCTGGTGGTGAGAAGGCTTTGGATTACAAAGAAAAGCTGGAAAATAAAGCAAAAGAATGCTTTGAGCACGTAGAAACCAAAATTACTGAAAAAGCGTTGGATGCAACACATTTTGCTGAAGAAGCTTCACGTGAGCAGTACGATGCAGTGGTTGTTTTTGGTGGAGATGGTACTGTTAATGAAGTCATTTCGGGTATTGCTGAGAGAGACTACATTCCTAAGTTAGGGATTATCCCAGGCGGTACGGGTAACCTCATTACGAAACTGTTGGAAATCAATCAAGACATTGATGGCGCAATTGACGAACTGGATTTCAACTTAACCAACAAGATTGATATCGGTAAAGCAAATGACAATTATTTTGGTTATATCTTTAGTATCGGTTCACTTCCTGAGGCGATTCATAATGTTGAAATCGAGGATAAGACAAAATTCGGTATTTTAGCCTATGCTGTAAATACCATGAAGTCTGTCATGACGGATCAGGTCTTTAACATTAAGGTTGAGACAGAAAATGGAAATTATGTTGGTGAAGCGAGCCATGTTTTGGTTCTCTTGACAAATTACTTCGCTGATAAGAAAATCTTTGAAGAAAACAAAGACGGTTATGCCAACATTTTGATTCTAAAAGATGCGTCTCTATTCTCCAAATTATCCGTCATTCCTGATTTACTAAAAGGAGATGTTGTCGGCAATGATAATATTGAGTATATCAGAGCGCGTAATATTAAGATCTCTTCAGATAGTGAATTGGAGTCAGATGTTGATGGCGATAAATCGGATAACCTACCTGTAGAAATCAAAGTCCTAGCTCAGCGAGTAGAAGTATTTTCAAAACCGAAAGAGTAG
- a CDS encoding phosphoribosylanthranilate isomerase: protein MNSLFDEFRTICSHLNQIGITPTLMGSLGFEYHSNEEWRPSDIDIHVPGDPRGWEAPDHLRIYEWDKIMKVMKHLGYDLIDIHEHEFQKDGLSVEFGSIDSLPDFAGVSESDIELIHLENITFRIPSLEQFLSIYKASSQDSYRNEHNNNKDFKKIEWLERHL from the coding sequence ATGAATTCTCTATTTGATGAATTTCGAACAATTTGTTCTCATTTAAACCAAATCGGAATCACACCGACGCTCATGGGGTCCTTGGGTTTTGAATACCATTCAAATGAAGAATGGAGGCCGTCTGACATTGACATTCATGTGCCTGGTGATCCTAGAGGTTGGGAAGCACCTGATCATCTCAGAATTTATGAGTGGGACAAGATAATGAAAGTGATGAAACACTTAGGCTATGACTTAATAGATATTCATGAGCATGAATTCCAAAAAGATGGTCTGAGTGTTGAGTTCGGAAGTATCGATTCTTTACCTGATTTTGCAGGAGTTTCGGAATCGGATATAGAGCTGATTCATCTCGAAAACATCACTTTTCGCATTCCAAGTTTGGAACAGTTTTTAAGTATTTACAAGGCTTCTTCCCAAGATTCTTATCGAAATGAGCACAATAACAATAAGGATTTTAAAAAAATTGAGTGGCTGGAAAGACATTTGTAA